A segment of the Deinococcus aestuarii genome:
CATCCGGAAGGTGCCGCCGGGAATCCAGACCATGTGGGGGGAGGGAGGCGGAGCTTGGGGATGGTCACTCGGGAAGGTCATCGGTGTTCCTTTGCGGCAGGGACGGCGCTACAGGTTGCGCAGCCGCAGGCCCAGCACGATCAGCACGGTCCCCGCGAGCATGGCGTAGAAGCCGACGAGGTACGCGGTCGTGACGATCCCGGCGAGCGGATTGCGCAGCAGCAGCAGGCCCAGGATCACCAGCAGCAGGCCGCTGAGCCCGACGAGCCACTCGCCCGCGCCCGGCAGGTCAGCCCGCCAGCGGATCGCCGCGACGATCTCCAGCACCCCGCGCACCAGCGCCCACCCGGCGACCAGCCACAGCAGCGCCAGCACGGTCGCGCCGGGGTTGACGAAGGTGATGACCCCCGCGACGATCCCCAGCACGCCGCTGAGGATCAGGGGCCAGCGCACCCCGCCCGAGCGCGAGGAAAAGCCGCCGATCAGGGTGGCGATGCCGTCCACGAAGGCGTAGGCGCCGAACACGATGGCGAGCGACAGGAAGGCCGCCCCCGGCCAGATCAGCGCGAGGATGCCGAAGATCAGGGTCAGCACGCCGCGTGCCACCGTCCAGCCCCACGAGGACCGGGCGGCGGCACGCAGCGAGGAGGAGCGGGGGACGGGGCCGAGGTCGCTGTTCTGGGTCATGTCCGTTGCCTCCCGAAGGGGATTCCGTGCGCGGTCTGCCCACCGTCCACGACGAAGCCCTGCTCGGTGGCGAAGGAGGCCGGCGGCGAGCAGAGGAAGAGCACCATGCCGCTCATCTCCTCCGGCGGCGCGGCACGTTCGGCGGGCAGCTCCCGGGTGATCAGGGCGGCGCCAGACGGGCCGAGCAGCCCGGCCCGGTGCAGCGCCGAGACGGCGGCGAAATCCTCCTTCGCCCGCCTGGGGTCTTGAAAAGTCGCCAGATAACGAAACGGACGGGCGTCGGCCATCGTTCTTGCCCCTTCCTGAGCAGGCGGAGAGGAGGCGGGCAGGCGGGCAGAGGGGCGCGGGGTCCGTTCAGGGTGGGGGACGAAGCTGTCTGAAAAGTGAGAACCGAGAGAGGACATGCAAATCTGTAGCTTATGGTCCAGTCAGGTCGGACAGACACGGATTCGGGCGGAGGCGTGGGCCGGGCTGTGGTATATCCGACGGGGCAGGGCGGGCCGAGTCCAGAGACGCGGGGGCGTCGCCCGGAGGAATCGCTATGTGGAACACGCTGTCTATCGTCGCCGGTGTCCTCGCCGCCCTCGCGCTGCTGCTGGGGTTCATCCCCCTGCTGGGCTGGACGAACTGGTTTCTGACCCTGCCGCTCGCGATCCTGGGCCTGATCTTCGGCGCGGTGGGCCGGAGTCGGCAGGGCCAGATTCTCAACCTCGTGCTGATCGCCCTCGCGGCGCTGCGGCTGTTCCTGGGCGGTGGGGTGCTGTAGAGCGGGGTACACGAGGCCGTCACCCTGAGCCCCAGCCAAAGGTCCCGCAACCTGGGGACGCTTCGCCGGCGCTCTGCGTGACAGCCCTGCCAGTCGGCATCTGACCTCTTGCGGGTCTCTCCTCCGATCCTCACGACAGCTCGCGGTTCCCGCTCTCCGGCCACACCCACCCCACAAACAGCGGGACCAGCACGGCGAGGACCGTGGAGACCCCGCAGGCGAGACCCGGCCCGAGGTCGGCGGGCGGGGGGAAGGTGCGGACGACCTCCCAGTTCGCCACCCAGTTGCCCGCCGTGGGCAGAAGGGAAGCGAGCCAGCGGAGTCGGGGGGAGGGCGCGAACGTTTCGCCCCCGGCCCCGCGCCCCTTCATGAAGGGAACGCCCTCCCCCCCCGCCGTGACCCAGGGCTTACGCTGGGCGGCACCTGAACTTCTGGAGGTGTGGGATGCGAGCAGAACAGGTGACGGACCCGGTGGCCTACCACGCGGAGGGTCCGGTCTGGTCGGACCGCTGGGGGGGCCTGCGCTGGGTGGACATGCTCGCCGGGGACGTGCTGTCGCTGGGGGCGGACGGGACGGTGGGCCGCAAGCACGTCGGCAAGGTGGCGGCCGCCCTGCGCCCCCGCCGTGGGGGTGGGGCCGTGATCGGCGTGGAGCGGGGCTTCGCGCTGGAGGACGAGGGCGGCACGGTCACCCCGCTCCCGGAGGTCTGGACCGACCCCGGCCTCCGCATGAACGAGGGCGGCTGCGACCCTGACGGGCGGTTCTACTGCGGCTCGATGGCCTACGACCAGACGCCCGGGGCGGCGAGGCTCTACCGCCTGAACCCGGACGGCACGGTCGAGGTGGTGCTGGAGGGCGTCACCGTCTCCAACGGCCTGGAGTGGAGCCCGGACGGCACGCTGGCCTACTACAACGACACGGCGACCTTCCGGGTCAGCGTCTTCGACTACGACCGGGAAAAGGGCCTGACCGGTCGGCGGACCTTCGTGGACCTCACGGGTGAGGAGCTGCGGCCCGACGGCCTGACGGTAGACTCGCGGGGGGGCGTGTGGGTGGCCCTCGCAGGCGGCGGCGCGGTGCGGCACTACACGCCGGACGGCGCGTTGGCGGGCGTGATCGAGCTGCCCGCCAGGAAGGTCACGGCCTGCACCTTCGGCGGCCCGGAGCTGGAGACGCTGTTCATCACCACGTCGCGCGAGAACCTGGAGCCGGGGGAAGACCCGCTGGCCGGGTCCCTCTTCCGGGCCGAGGTCGGCGTGAAGGGCCAGCCCGCGCGTGAGTTCGACGGATAAGTGCCCGGATAGCGGAAGGGACCATTGCATGATCGGGAGACTGCTGCTGTTCGGCGCGACCGGCGACCTCGCGGGCCGCTTCCTGCTGCCCGCCCTGGCCGAGCTGCACGGCGCGGGCAAGCTCCCGGCCAACATTCAGGTGTTCGGCTCCGCAACGAACGACTGGAACGACGAGACGTTCCGGCAACGCGCCGCCGAGCAGCTTGAGGAGCACGCGGCCCGGGACGTGTCGGCGGCCTCGCGGGAGGCGGTGGTACGCTCGCTGCGCTACCGGCGGGTGGAATTCAACAATACGGAACAGGTCGCCGGAATCGTTGAGGAGGCCAGCGGCGGGGCGGACGGCGCCGAGCCCCAGCCCGTCGCGGCCTACCTGGCGCTGCCCGCCGCCGTGTTCGCCCCGGCGGTGCGCGCCCTGGGCCGGGTCGGTCTTCCCGAGGGCAGCCGGATCGTGCTGGAAAAGCCGTTCGGGGAGGACCTGGAGAGCGCGCAGGCCCTCAATGACCTGCTGCGGCGGGTCACCGGCGTCGCGGGGGAGGAGGCGATCTTCCGGGTCGATCACGCGCTGGGGATGGCGACGGTGCAGAACCTCCTGGCGGTGCGGCTCGCCAACCGGGTGCTGGAGCCCCTGTGGAACGCTGCGCATATCGAGCAGGTGGACCTCCTCTGGGAAGAAACCCTGGCCCTGGAAGGCCGCGCGTCCTACTACGACCGGGCGGGGGCCCTCAAGGACGTGATTCAGAACCACCTCTTTCAGGTCCTGTGCCTGCTGGCGATGGAGCCCCCCATCAGCCTGGGGGAACGCGACCTGCGCGACCGCAAGATGGACGTGCTGCGCTCGGTGCGCCCGCTGACCGGGGAAGACGTGCTGACGCGCACCCGCCGCGCCCGCTACACCGCCGGACGGCTCGCCGACACGGGTGGGGCGGACGGGAGCGAGGTCCCCGCCTACGCCGACGAGGCGGGGGTGGACCCCGCGCGCGGGACGGAGACCTACGCGCAGATCGTGCTGGAGATCGACAACTGGCGCTGGGCCGGGACCCGCTTCGTGTTGTGCGCGGGCAAGGCCCTGGCTGGGCGCCGCAAGGAGGCGGTGGTGCGCTTCCGGCCCGTCCCCCACCTGCCCTTCGACGAGGCCATGCCCCCCGGCAACGAGCTGCGGATCGGCCTGGACGGCCCCTATGACCTCGCCCTGCGGCTGACCGGACGCGCCGCCGGGCCGCCCTCCCACCTCGCGCCGCTGACCCTGGACGCCCAACTCCCCGCGCCCGAGCTGCCCGCCTACAGCCGGGTGCTGCTGGACGTGCTGACCGGCGACGGCACCCTCTCCATCCGGGGCGACGAGGCCGAGGAGTCCTGGCGGGTGTTGACGCCCGTCTTGCGGGCGTGGGCGGAGAACCGGGTGCCGCTGGAAGCCTACCCGGCGGGCTCGCCCGGTCCGCCGCCGCGCTGAGGGGAGCTGCCGAGCGACCTCCACGGTCTGACCCGCTCTCACAGCTCCTCGTGTGGGCGTGCGTCACACGCGAGGAGCACTGAAGGGCGGACGATGGAGCGAAAGCTACGGAAGGCGGAGCCGGGGAGGGCCCGGACGCGGGCACGGCCGACCCGGACGCCTGGGCGGGCGGGACCGAGCGGAGGGCCCCGTCACCGGCGTCTGGGCCAGAGTGGGCGGCACCGGCACCTTCCAGACTTGACCTGGGGTTCTCCCGCCGTCCCCACCGGGAACTGGAGGGTCAGGGACCGGGGCGGGTCGACCTCCGGACACGCAGCACGCCGAACCGCTGGGGCGGCGGGCCAGCCTGGGGGCAGTCGATCAGGCTGAGCAGCAGCCGGGCGGCGTCCTCCCCGAGCCCCTGGCTGGGAATCTCCATCAGGGTCAGGGGCGGGGACAGGTGGGGGGCCAGCGGGTGGTTCCCGAAGGCCGCCACGCCGATGTCCTCCGGAATCCGCAACCCCTGGGCGCCCAGGGCCGTCATCAGGCCGATGGCGATCAGGTCGTTGTAACAGACCGCGGCGTCCGGCATCTCCCGGCCCTGGTGGAGCTGGGCGCTGGCCTGCTCGCCGCCCGGCACGTCGGGGGACGTGACCCGGACCACCTGGGCCTCCAGCCCGGCCCGCGTCAGGGCGGCGCGGTAGCCCCGCTCGCGCCCGGCGTCCACCCAGAAGGGCGGGCCCGCCAGGTAACAGATGCGGCGGCGGCCCTGGGCGATCAGGTGACTCGTGAGCTGAAAGGCCGCCGTTTCCTCGGCGACGGTGACGGCCGGCAGCCCCGCCGCGGGACGGCCCACCGTGACGATGGGGCGCTCCGGGTCGTGCAGGGTCGCCAGCTCCTCGTCGCCCAGGCGGGAGCCCGCCAGGATCAAACCGTCGGTCCGGGCGCGCAGCGTTTCGATGAGCTGGCCCTCGCGCTGCGCACTTTCCTGGGCGTCCACCAGCAGCACCGCGTACCCGCGCTCCGCCGCCACCAGGCTGGCCCCCTTGACGAGGGCCGTGAAGTGCGGGTTGAGGAGATCGAGCAAGACGATTCCCAGCGCCCGCGTCCGGCCGGTGCTCAGGATCTGGGCGTGCAGGCTGGCCTGATAGCCGAGCTTGGAAACCGCTTCCCAAACCCGCTGTTCGGTCTCGGGCTGGAGCTTCTGGGTGCCGTTGACGACCTTCGAGACGGTGGAGCGGGCCACCCCAGCCTCCAGGGCCACGTCGGAAATCGTCGGTTTCTTGCGTTTGGTCATGACGGCCTCGGCTGGTGTGAGGTGGGACCGCACGGGCAACGCCGGCGGCTGTCTCGGGGTGGTCTGGGAAACTTTGACTCGTCTTCGATCCTCTTTTCGGTCATGCCACTCGACCCCACCACTTTAACGTCTGGACAACCGCTTGACAGCGGGAGCGGCTATAGCTCAATCTCTGGGAAACCGATTTCCAAAATCTGTCCGTCTCGCTGGGAGACGTCTTCCCCATCCCGCCGCCTTACGGTGGGGCCCCCTCTCTCCCAGCCACTCTCCGCAGCAGAGGTGGTATGCGTCTATTTTCCCCGTGCATCCGGGTTCTCTCTCCCACTGCGAGCGCCGCTCGGGCTGGGGCCGCACCCGGCGTCTTGCGGTCCACCCGCGTTCCGCACCACCGGCCGACGCCGCGTCTCCCCGGGGAGGTGGGGCGATGAGTCGAGGAGAAGCAGGGCCCCTGCACGGCCAGCGCGTCGTGGTGACGGGCGGCAGCGGCATCCTGGGCCGGGTGATGGCCCTGGCGCTGGCGGAGGACGGCGCGACCGTCCATGTGGGGGGCCGGAGCGCCGAGAGTTCCGAACGGGCCATCGCGGAGGTGCTGGAGGGACACCCCAACCGGGCCGACCTACAAGGCCGCCTGAAGCCCCTCGTGTTCGACGTGCTGGACCCGGCTTCGATGCACTCCGCCGCCGCCGAGGTGGACGCGGCGGGCGGGACCGACATCCTGATCAACGCCGCCGGGGGCAATGTGCCCAGCGCGTCCACCACGCCGGAGACCACCTTTTTCGACGTGGACCTGAAGGCGGTGGAGAGGGTGATCGACCTCAACCTGGTCGGCACGGTCGCCGCCACCCAGGCCTTCGCGCGGGGGATGTGCGAGCGCGGCCAGGGGGTCATCGTGAACGTCTCCAGCATGTCCGCCGTCCGGCCCCTCACCCGCGTGCTGGGGTACAGCGCCAGCAAGGCCGCCGTGGACAATTTCACCCAGTGGCTGGCCGTGAATCTGGCCCAGCAGTACGGGCGGGGCCTGCGGGTGAACGCGGTGGCGCCGGGCTTTTTCCTGACCGAGCAGAACCGTTACCTGATGCTGAATGAGGACGGCAGCCCCACGCCCCGCGCGCAGTCGGTCCTCGCACACACGCCGCAGGGCCGCTTCGGTGAGCCGGGCGACCTCGTGAGCACCCTGCGCTGGCTGGTGTCGCCGCACAGCGCCTTCGTGACCGGGATCGTCGTTCCCGTCGATGGCGGCTTCAGCGCCTTCGCGGGGGTCTGACCATGACCTCCCGTGACTGGAGTGTGCCCGAGGACTTCCTCTTCGGGCCGGACGCCCGCGTGCGCGACACGGCGCTGGACCTGTACCGCGAGGTCGAGGGCCTCGGGCTGGTCTGCCCCCACGGGCACGTGAGCCCCAGGCTGCTCGCCGACCCGGACGCACGCTTCGCCAACCCCACCGAACTGCTCGTCAAGGACGACCACTACCTCTTCCGCCTGCTGTACAGCCAGGGAGTGCCGCTGGAAGCGCTGGGCGTGGGGCAGGCCCCCGGCAGCTACGACCCGGTGAGGGCGTGGGAGGTGTTCTGCGCGCACTTCCACCTCTTCGACGGCACGCCCAGCGGGCTGTGGCTCCGCATCGAGTTGACGCGCCTGTTCGGGGTGAAGGAGAAGCCGGACGCCGACAACGCCCGCCGGGTCTACGACCAGATTCAGGGGTGCCTGGATACCCCGGACTTCACCCCCCGCGCCCTGTTCCGCCGTTTCGGCATCGAGGTCCTGGCGACCACCGACGCCGCCGAGGACAGCACCGAACCCCACCGGCAGGCGCAGGCGGACGGCTACCGGGTCATCCCCACCTTCCGCCCGGACGGCCTGCTGCAAATGAATCTCCCCGGCTGGAAGGGCAAGCTGGAGCGGCTCGAACAGGTCACGGGCCGCAGCATCGGCAGCTACCGCGAGTTGCTGGACGCCCTGCGGGAGCGGCGTCAGGCGTTCAAGGCGGCAGGCGCCACGGCCACTGACCACGGCGCGGCCAGCCCGGACATCTCCCCCCTCTCGGAACACGAGGCGGAGAGCCTGTTCGACCTCGCCCTGGGAGGCCGCCTCACACCCGAGCAGGCCCGCCGCCTGGAGGGGCACGCCCTGTTCGATCAGGCGCGGCTGAGTGCCGAGGCAGACGGCCTGGTGATGCAGCTTCACGTGGGCTCCACCCGCAACCACAACCGGGAGCTGTTCGAGAAGTACGGCCCGGACATGGGAGCCGACATTCCCCACCGGGTGAACTGGACTGGGGGCCTGCGACCCCTGCTGGACGCGTTCGGCAACCACACGGAGGGGCGTGAACTGCACGCCATCCTCTTCACCCTGGACGAGAGCACCTACAGCCGCGAACTCGCGCCGCTGGCCGGGCACTATCCCGGCCTGCGCCTCGGCCCGCCGTGGTGGTTCCACGACAGCGTGAGGGGGATCGAGCGGTATCTGGACGCCGTGACCGAGACGGCCACCCTGCACAACACCGCCGGGTTCAACGAC
Coding sequences within it:
- a CDS encoding HdeD family acid-resistance protein codes for the protein MTQNSDLGPVPRSSSLRAAARSSWGWTVARGVLTLIFGILALIWPGAAFLSLAIVFGAYAFVDGIATLIGGFSSRSGGVRWPLILSGVLGIVAGVITFVNPGATVLALLWLVAGWALVRGVLEIVAAIRWRADLPGAGEWLVGLSGLLLVILGLLLLRNPLAGIVTTAYLVGFYAMLAGTVLIVLGLRLRNL
- a CDS encoding SDR family oxidoreductase produces the protein MADARPFRYLATFQDPRRAKEDFAAVSALHRAGLLGPSGAALITRELPAERAAPPEEMSGMVLFLCSPPASFATEQGFVVDGGQTAHGIPFGRQRT
- a CDS encoding SMP-30/gluconolactonase/LRE family protein; protein product: MRAEQVTDPVAYHAEGPVWSDRWGGLRWVDMLAGDVLSLGADGTVGRKHVGKVAAALRPRRGGGAVIGVERGFALEDEGGTVTPLPEVWTDPGLRMNEGGCDPDGRFYCGSMAYDQTPGAARLYRLNPDGTVEVVLEGVTVSNGLEWSPDGTLAYYNDTATFRVSVFDYDREKGLTGRRTFVDLTGEELRPDGLTVDSRGGVWVALAGGGAVRHYTPDGALAGVIELPARKVTACTFGGPELETLFITTSRENLEPGEDPLAGSLFRAEVGVKGQPAREFDG
- the uxaC gene encoding glucuronate isomerase, giving the protein MTSRDWSVPEDFLFGPDARVRDTALDLYREVEGLGLVCPHGHVSPRLLADPDARFANPTELLVKDDHYLFRLLYSQGVPLEALGVGQAPGSYDPVRAWEVFCAHFHLFDGTPSGLWLRIELTRLFGVKEKPDADNARRVYDQIQGCLDTPDFTPRALFRRFGIEVLATTDAAEDSTEPHRQAQADGYRVIPTFRPDGLLQMNLPGWKGKLERLEQVTGRSIGSYRELLDALRERRQAFKAAGATATDHGAASPDISPLSEHEAESLFDLALGGRLTPEQARRLEGHALFDQARLSAEADGLVMQLHVGSTRNHNRELFEKYGPDMGADIPHRVNWTGGLRPLLDAFGNHTEGRELHAILFTLDESTYSRELAPLAGHYPGLRLGPPWWFHDSVRGIERYLDAVTETATLHNTAGFNDDTRAFPSIPARHEVWRRTVCHWLAGQVGRGILDQPEASRLARMAARDLAVRAYRLDLN
- a CDS encoding glucose-6-phosphate dehydrogenase, whose product is MIGRLLLFGATGDLAGRFLLPALAELHGAGKLPANIQVFGSATNDWNDETFRQRAAEQLEEHAARDVSAASREAVVRSLRYRRVEFNNTEQVAGIVEEASGGADGAEPQPVAAYLALPAAVFAPAVRALGRVGLPEGSRIVLEKPFGEDLESAQALNDLLRRVTGVAGEEAIFRVDHALGMATVQNLLAVRLANRVLEPLWNAAHIEQVDLLWEETLALEGRASYYDRAGALKDVIQNHLFQVLCLLAMEPPISLGERDLRDRKMDVLRSVRPLTGEDVLTRTRRARYTAGRLADTGGADGSEVPAYADEAGVDPARGTETYAQIVLEIDNWRWAGTRFVLCAGKALAGRRKEAVVRFRPVPHLPFDEAMPPGNELRIGLDGPYDLALRLTGRAAGPPSHLAPLTLDAQLPAPELPAYSRVLLDVLTGDGTLSIRGDEAEESWRVLTPVLRAWAENRVPLEAYPAGSPGPPPR
- a CDS encoding SDR family NAD(P)-dependent oxidoreductase gives rise to the protein MSRGEAGPLHGQRVVVTGGSGILGRVMALALAEDGATVHVGGRSAESSERAIAEVLEGHPNRADLQGRLKPLVFDVLDPASMHSAAAEVDAAGGTDILINAAGGNVPSASTTPETTFFDVDLKAVERVIDLNLVGTVAATQAFARGMCERGQGVIVNVSSMSAVRPLTRVLGYSASKAAVDNFTQWLAVNLAQQYGRGLRVNAVAPGFFLTEQNRYLMLNEDGSPTPRAQSVLAHTPQGRFGEPGDLVSTLRWLVSPHSAFVTGIVVPVDGGFSAFAGV
- a CDS encoding LacI family DNA-binding transcriptional regulator is translated as MTKRKKPTISDVALEAGVARSTVSKVVNGTQKLQPETEQRVWEAVSKLGYQASLHAQILSTGRTRALGIVLLDLLNPHFTALVKGASLVAAERGYAVLLVDAQESAQREGQLIETLRARTDGLILAGSRLGDEELATLHDPERPIVTVGRPAAGLPAVTVAEETAAFQLTSHLIAQGRRRICYLAGPPFWVDAGRERGYRAALTRAGLEAQVVRVTSPDVPGGEQASAQLHQGREMPDAAVCYNDLIAIGLMTALGAQGLRIPEDIGVAAFGNHPLAPHLSPPLTLMEIPSQGLGEDAARLLLSLIDCPQAGPPPQRFGVLRVRRSTRPGP